A stretch of Miscanthus floridulus cultivar M001 unplaced genomic scaffold, ASM1932011v1 fs_373_4, whole genome shotgun sequence DNA encodes these proteins:
- the LOC136531563 gene encoding E3 ubiquitin-protein ligase SINA-like 10 yields MAIEEVEFEVDEEVMDEDEDNVEDSEDDDEDEVDVDVDDEDMEVESDNDYGKVRGRALAMRRRQWRSVQFDEDLGSDSIHEHEEDSHEQASAGFWRVRTRTAVANVTVCDADALECGVCFLTLRPPIFQLEATGNGVCHVCGVATRGYRRCHAMENHVDCIRIPCPYAAHGCDATPPYHGQESHRQVCPHAPCHCPGESCGFMGSTAELLDHFAGTHYWRTDFITMSQFGISLDIFLPLGLKVPVQRSSTGQGSLVPAGITNRD; encoded by the exons ATGGCGATAGAGGAGGTGGAATTCGAGGTGGACGAGGAGGTGATGGATGAGGACGAGGACAACGTCGAGGAttcggaggacgacgacgaggacgaagtggatgtggatgtggatgACGAGGACATGGAGGTGGAAAGCGACAACGACTACGGTAAGGTCAGGGGGCGAGCACTAGCTATGAGGAGGCGACAGTGGAGGTCGGTGCAATTCGATGAGGATTTAGGCAGCGACAGCATTCACGAACATGAAGAAGACTCGCATGAACAGGCATCGGCAGGATTTTGGCGTGTTAGGACGAGGACCGCAGTGGCGAATGTGACGGTGTGCGATGCCGACGCCCTGGAGTGCGGCGTGTGCTTCCTGACGCTGAGGCCTCCCATCTTCCAG CTGGAGGCCACCGGGAACGGGGTGTGCCATGTCTGTGGCGTCGCCACGCGCGGCTACCGCCGGTGCCACGCCATGGAGAACCACGTGGACTGCATCCGCATCCCCTGCCCCTACGCGGCTCACGGCTGCGACGCTACGCCTCCCTACCATGGCCAGGAAAGCCACCGCCAGGTGTGCCCACACGCGCCGTGCCACTGCCCCGGCGAGTCGTGCGGCTTCATGGGCTCCACAGCCGAGCTATTAGACCACTTCGCCGGCACGCATTACTGGAGAACAGACTTTATAACGATGTCACAATTTGGTATTAGTCTTGACATTTTTTTGCCcctaggactaaaggttcctgtccAACGGTCGTCCACGGggcaaggatctttagtcccggctggtattaccaaccgggactaa
- the LOC136531561 gene encoding squamosa promoter-binding-like protein 18, which produces MEARRCVEVTGVLAGGEELGGGAHRAGGGSTGNGGAKGGWVALGAPARARRRRAAAATAAAAAASPAVASGIATTAAAPSPAVAPRGAPSRAECSVDLKLGGLGEFGAADGTKEPAAAAAPSASPMKRPRLGPSGAAGAQCLSCAVDGYKADLSKCRDYHRRHKVCEAHSKTPVVVVAGREMRFCQQCSSLTPEFSSV; this is translated from the exons ATGGAGGCTCGTAGGTGCGTGGAGGTCACCGGtgtgctcgccggtggcgaggaGCTAGGCGGTGGCGCACATAGGGCAGGTGGGGGCAGCACGGGCAACGGTGGCGCAAAGGGCGGGTGGGTGGCGCTTGGAG CTCCAGCTCGGGCACGAcgccgccgtgccgccgccgccacagcagcagcagccgcggcTTCCCCCGCGGTGGCGTCGGGCATTGCCACCACAGCTGCCGCGCCTTCCCCCGCGGTGGCCCCGCGCGGGGCGCCGAGCCGGGCGGAGTGCTCCGTCGACCTCAAGCTCGGCGGGCTCGGCGAGTTCGGGGCGGCGGACGGGACGAAGgagcctgcggcggcggcggcgccgtccgCGAGCCCGATGAAGCGCCCGCGCTTGGGTCCCAGTGGCGCCGCCGGGGCGCAGTGCCTGTCGTGCGCGGTGGACGGCTACAAGGCCGACCTCAGCAAGTGCCGCGACTACCACCGCCGCCACAAGGTCTGCGAGGCGCACTCCAAGacgcccgtcgtcgtcgtcgccggccgCGAGATGCGCTTCTGCCAGCAGTGCAGCAG TTTGACGCCTGAATTCTCTTCGGTATAA